Genomic segment of Streptomyces longhuiensis:
GGTGAGCAGCGCGGACGCGAGCGGCGACAGGAGCAGCGCCACCGCCGTGCCGAGGGCGAATCCACCGACGACGTCCGTCGGGTAGTGCACGCCCATGAAGACCCGGCAGAACCCTTCGAGCACCGCGAGCCCCAGCCCGATGAGCCCGAACTTCCGGTGGGCGACGAAGAGGCCGGCGCCGATGGCCATGGCGAGCGTCGCGTGATCGCTGACGAAGGAGAAGTCCGACTTGCCGCTGACCAGGACGTCGAGGCCGTCGTGGTCGGTGAAGGGCCTGGGCCGTTCGACGAAGCTGCGGATCGGCACGTTCACCAGGACGGCGATCCCGGCGGCGAGCGGCGCCCACACGACGGAGGCGACGGACGAGGCGGCGTCGTCGAGCGAGTCCTGCTTCCGCACGCCCCACCAGCACCACAGCGTGAGCAGCACGAGCGCGAGCAGCAGCCCGTACTCACCGACGAACGCCATGGTGCTGTCGACCCAGCCGGGGGCGTCCTTCGCCAGG
This window contains:
- a CDS encoding phosphatase PAP2 family protein codes for the protein MAGLAGLSALGASGSNPDVGLLYDINGLAKDAPGWVDSTMAFVGEYGLLLALVLLTLWCWWGVRKQDSLDDAASSVASVVWAPLAAGIAVLVNVPIRSFVERPRPFTDHDGLDVLVSGKSDFSFVSDHATLAMAIGAGLFVAHRKFGLIGLGLAVLEGFCRVFMGVHYPTDVVGGFALGTAVALLLSPLASALLTPLARAVGRTTRLRWLVWSPSAAPSARETVEIPEARESEERDLAA